Proteins encoded within one genomic window of Polaribacter sp. NJDZ03:
- a CDS encoding DUF2975 domain-containing protein — translation MRKINILKAIVDLLWIFSMPIVLIIIGFSIAIFFVDLGDLNIKINSIGLNTDTLFSKTLLVVSTLNYLLIIAALYFFKKVLNHFVRVKIFEETVISSFKKAGNLLLISGIISFTISIINKVYFEKKISLEFGLNQHLVIICLGLFFLTLSEIFKIAKHQKQENDLTI, via the coding sequence ATGAGAAAAATTAATATTTTAAAAGCAATTGTAGATTTACTTTGGATTTTTTCCATGCCAATAGTCTTAATAATTATCGGATTTTCTATTGCAATTTTCTTTGTAGACCTAGGTGATTTAAATATAAAAATAAACTCAATAGGTCTTAATACCGACACACTATTCTCAAAAACACTTCTTGTTGTTTCTACACTAAATTATTTATTAATTATTGCTGCTTTGTATTTTTTTAAGAAAGTACTAAACCACTTTGTAAGAGTAAAAATATTTGAAGAAACCGTTATTTCATCCTTCAAAAAGGCAGGAAATCTATTATTGATTTCCGGAATTATTTCATTCACAATTTCTATAATCAATAAAGTGTATTTTGAGAAAAAAATATCTTTAGAATTCGGTTTGAATCAGCATTTAGTTATTATCTGTTTAGGATTATTCTTTTTGACTTTAAGTGAAATATTTAAAATTGCAAAACATCAAAAACAAGAAAACGATTTAACAATATAA
- a CDS encoding helix-turn-helix transcriptional regulator, which yields MAIIVNLDVMLAKRKMRSKELAEIIGITTANLSVLKSGKAKAVRFSTLEAICKALDCQPADILEYQKD from the coding sequence ATGGCAATCATAGTAAACTTAGATGTAATGCTTGCCAAACGCAAAATGCGGAGTAAAGAATTGGCAGAAATTATTGGCATTACAACCGCAAACTTATCCGTTTTAAAATCTGGTAAAGCAAAAGCCGTTCGTTTTTCTACTTTAGAGGCAATTTGCAAAGCACTAGATTGTCAACCTGCGGATATTTTAGAGTATCAAAAAGATTAA